Below is a window of Yersinia kristensenii DNA.
AACTTACACTCAAAACAAATCCAGTCACCAATACATTCCTTACGGACAGTATCTGGAATATCTAAAATAATTGTAGGCCATTAAAATGAAAGAAAAAAACCGCAGTCAAGATTGGTTTGGACGTAAAGATAAATCCGGATTTATTGCGCGTAGCTGGCTTAAAAACCAAGGGCTGCCTAATGATGTTTTTGATGGCCGGCCGGTGATAGGAATTTGTAATACGTGGTCTGAACTCACCCCCTGTAACGCGCATCTGCGTGATCTGGCAGAACAAGTTAAACAAGGAGTATTGGAAGCTGGCGGTATCGCATTTGAGTTCCCCGTCATGTCATTAGGGGAAGCCTTAATGAAACCGACCACCATGTTATTCCGAAACCTTGCCAGTATGGATGTCGAGGAATCCATTCGCGGGAATCCTATTGATGGCGTCGTATTATTAGTTAACTGCGACAAAACCACTCCTGCCTGCTTAATGGGAGCGGCCAGTGTAGATTTGCCCACTCTGGTGGTCAGTGGCGGCCCAATGCTAAACGGCAAACATCAGGGTAAAGATATTGGTTCCGGCACAGATTTGTGGAAATTCAGTGAAGACCTGCGCGCTCAAATCATCACACAAAGCGAGTTTGATGAAACTGAGAACAGCATGTCGCGCAGCCCTGGGGCCTGCAACACTATGGGAACCGCTTCAACGTTGGCCTGCATGGTCGAAGCATTGGGACTAACACTCCCCGGAGCTGGAGCCATACCTGCGGTTGATGCTAACCGCCGTCGTGTTTCTCGCCTGAGTGGGCGTCGCATTGTTGAGATGGTTAATCAGGATCTTCGTCTGTCGCAAATACTGACCCGCGAAGCATTCGAGAATGCGATAACAATCAATGCAGCCATTGGTGGCTCGACGAATTTTATTATTCATTTGCTGGCTATTGCGGGGCGAATTGGCGTCAACCTGACCTTGGACGATTTCGACAAACTGAGCCACAACATCCCGCTCTTAGCTAACCTGAAACCTTCCGGTCAGTACCTAATGGAAGACTTCTATTACGCCGGAGGGGTGCCAGCAATCATTAGCCAGTTACCCGACCGTTTGCACGGTAATGCTTTGCAAATCAACGGCGCCACACTGGCTGAGAATTATTGCCAAAGCAGAATATTTAACCCAGAAGTCATCAGCCCACGAGTGACGCCGCTCCAGGAAAATGCAGGCACCGTGGTATTGCGTGGCAATTTGGCACCCGACGGCGCAGTGATCAAACCTTCAGCCGCATCGCCTGAATTGCTCAATCATACAGGCCGAGCCTTTGTATTTGAAAATATTGAACACTATAACCGCGTCATCAACGACCCAGACCTTCCGGTTGAACAAGACGATATTTTGGTG
It encodes the following:
- a CDS encoding IlvD/Edd family dehydratase codes for the protein MKEKNRSQDWFGRKDKSGFIARSWLKNQGLPNDVFDGRPVIGICNTWSELTPCNAHLRDLAEQVKQGVLEAGGIAFEFPVMSLGEALMKPTTMLFRNLASMDVEESIRGNPIDGVVLLVNCDKTTPACLMGAASVDLPTLVVSGGPMLNGKHQGKDIGSGTDLWKFSEDLRAQIITQSEFDETENSMSRSPGACNTMGTASTLACMVEALGLTLPGAGAIPAVDANRRRVSRLSGRRIVEMVNQDLRLSQILTREAFENAITINAAIGGSTNFIIHLLAIAGRIGVNLTLDDFDKLSHNIPLLANLKPSGQYLMEDFYYAGGVPAIISQLPDRLHGNALQINGATLAENYCQSRIFNPEVISPRVTPLQENAGTVVLRGNLAPDGAVIKPSAASPELLNHTGRAFVFENIEHYNRVINDPDLPVEQDDILVMKGAGPRGYPGMPEVGNFGLPHKLLMQGVRDMVRISDGRMSGTAFGTIVLHVSPESAVGGPLALVKTGDIIELNTHEKALTLHVGVQELEARRAEWVTDLPDVNRGYASLYINTVQQAHLGADLDFLVGNSGDHIEREPHPE